The window AAATTTCATTCCATCCACCTCTTTGTTTTGTGACGTGAATTTGTTATTGCCTCATGATTTAGTACAGTAAAAAATCATCCCCAGGTGGAAGATTTCACGCCAGGTGAATAGGAAGAAAATTTAGCGgtgccaaaaaaaaaattaacttggCAATTTTAAGGGATggaataaataaaacaataatggcgtctaataattttttcaatgttATTACAACCGTACGTGATATCTTTCTGCTTCTTGTTTTGGTTGATTAGTTGTTTTGATTAAAGAGATTCAAGGAAGAGGTTTCTTATTATGGACCTAACAATTGTCAATATTTCAAGTCAACAAAGGTTAAGATGCGATGGCGCTAGAAAATTCGACGGGATGAGAAGATATTCTCGTGTTAGGAAATGTTAAAAACTTGTATCCTTATGAATTTCATTTGCGCCAAAAACAACGTTTTTCTTTTCCGAATTCATGAACAAAGGAGCGGGTACAAGAAATCGGATCCGGATCTGGATTCGTATGCGCATAAATAATAGAGGAGTTTGTGATAGAAAAGTTCtcaattaaaaaagaaattaacgAATACCCACTCAAATTTCATTGGGCTAGATAATCATTAACAAGATTAAGGACTATATATTTTCTTGGCTATGGACAAATTAAGGCGAAGATGCAGTGGCGCTAGAAAATGAAGTGGACCAATCGATATTTGCAGTTTTATCGACAACTGAAGGACATTTATAAAGTGGGAAACAAACAGTTATACAGGGTCAATAAAATACAAGATTTAAGGTAAACATTTCTCATTATGAGAAAGGACATGGAACGACTCCCTCAGTGACTCCCTACGTTGTCATATTCTCAAAATTCGTTCACACTGACTCGCTACGTTGTCATGTTCTCAAAATTGCGTTGTAATATTCTAAAACACTCGTATCATGttcttaaatataaatcatgacAACATGACGAGTTGTTGTGAGAGTCCATCCCActatcatttatctttatttatattggTGTTCTTTCCCTTTTCCAAATTTGCACACTACAATCGGTACAAACCGAAAAGAGGCCATTGTCTTGTTCGGAAATGTTGAAAACTCCTCTGTTCGGAAGCAATAAGAACAAAACAAAGATCCAAAATAGAAAACTCATCCTAACAATTCAAAGTTtcataaataatctaaaataacaAGATAAAATAGGACTAACTTTGCATCAAAGAGCAAGAAACttaagagaaaaagaagaagaaaaacatgaaaattttgTAACAACTCAAATATATTACACCACAATATGATTTCAATTTTCAGATGTACTTAATTCTTATCTATTTGAATATCACATTCAGACTTGATTGACTTGGAGTCCCTATACCAATACGAATCTTGTTCTCCACTTGTCATACTTTCAGAACCAGTATTCATCGATGAATTTGTCGCATTTGACCTCGCAGAAAACATAAAACTAAAAGGCTTTGGAGGGGGCGAGATTTCCACTCCTCCCTCCAACATTTTCACCACGACGCTCATTCGAGGCCTTTCAAAGGGAGAGTCCTGAACGCACCACAAAGCCACAGTGGCTAACCTCTGAGCCTGTTCTCTCTCGGCCACTTCAATCCCACATGAACTCGTAAGCTCTTCCAATTCTCCTTTCTCATACTTCTCCCACACACAAATCGGGAACCAATCCATGCTACTAGTGTCACTCATCTTCAAGTTCTTCCTCCTCCCCAATATCTCGAATAACAACATCCCAAAACTATAAACATCGCACTTGTAAGAGACGGGAAAGTTGTGGAGTAGAAACTCGGGTGCAGAGTAGCCCGGGGTTCCCCTGTATCCGGTCATTGTCACATGAGTTTGATCTCTATTGCATAACTTTGCAAGACCAAAATCTGCAACTTTTGGGGAGAAGTTGTGATCAAGAAGGATGTTTGCAGGCTTTATATCATAGTGGATGATCCTTTGATGACATTCCTCGTGTAAGTAGGCCATCCCCTTTGCAGTTCCAAGAGCTATTTCATACAATCTTTCCCAAGACAATCCGGGTCCATTCTCTTGAACATTGTTATTATCTTGGAACAAATACTTGTCCAACGATCCATTCTTCATGAACTCGTAGACCAGGGCACTCTCATTCCTTTCGTAGCAAAACCCATACAACCTTACGAGGTTTACATGGTAGGTCCGACCTATAGTGATAACCTCGGCCTTGAACTGTTCCTCTGTTTTTCTATCAAGGTTTCTTTGAAGCACCTTGACAGCACATCGAACTCCATTAGGAAGTTGGCCAAGGTAAACCTTCCCAAATCCTCCTGATCCCAGAATTGTCGAGTAGTTATTGGTGCAAACTCTAAGTTGTGTGGAGCTAAATTTAACCGGCTTTTCCGAAGCTATGTCCTCCAAGAAAGCATCCAATCTAAACCTGGTTTCAGCTTGCTTTGCTAGCTGATTCTTTATAAATTGGATAAAGGCTAGGATGGCAAATGATGCTAAAACTGATAACAGAATCACTGCATGCAGGGagggatataataattaattcattcattcatgaatTCTAAGTCTCTATAGGTAATTAAGATGAAAGAACTGTTACCCAATATTACTATTATCCGGACAGATGGTTTATTTGACTTTCTGTCGCTGAATGGTGATTGTTGTTGTATATATGGAGGAAAAGACAGTTCTGGATCATCAGTTATGGTAAACCATGCCGGTGCCGGTGCCGGTGACTGCGACGGTGTAATGGCTTCGACAGTGACTAGTGGGCTAAATGTGATCAATATCCAGAGAAGCTGCTGACAAGAAACATtattgaagatggtgaagaaaATATTGGGAAAAAAGGATTGAAATATTACCATGAAAGAAACAATGGTAAGAGAGGAACTTGAGAAATCATGATGTCTGATTATCCTTAGAATATCTCTCATCATGATTTGATTTCCTTGCATTGATTAAGGATACAAAACAATTGAAATCTTTATAGCTGAAAAATTCGCTATAATTATTGGTCATTACTCTTGccttttttttcaatcaattataAGCTGTATTTGTTTGACTTTTCTTATGACATTTAATATATCTGTATGAACTTttctatataaatttaattatattaaaatataattgtatcATATAGAATTGTTTTTTATGATAGTTTGGATGACTCAAGGAGGTAGTATACTGTATAAGTTAGGCAGACAATCACTATATAttaaggttttatttatttcttctaATCATTTGATAGTTTAACATTCAAAGATTTTCTTTTGGAGTTGTAATTCTAAAgtattatatgatatttaaattatcacaattttaacaattttaacaattttagtAAGGTGagatttgtttaaattaaatttcgtcttcttattttaacctaacattttttaaaattaatttaccacgatacaaaaaatataaaatctccttttttttttttaactctttctatatatcacatatttttaaaacactTGAATTGCATTCGACATTTCAAATTGcgtaaatttcaaaataatacatCCAAAATATATACCGTACACAAAGTAGAAGTTTTgtgaaaaaatatcaaatttaactctttcaattttttaaaatctttccTCAAATCACACCTTTTTTTAGTCTtccaaatcatttaaaaaattgaaatgtttaaaataaaaaaattttaaaaaagtatccaagtttttttaaaaaaaatatgtccaaaatatttctaaatccTTATTTACAtagacaaattaaaataaaattaacaagtcaaataaaaaatgatcgTGGTGCTCTGTGTTCTGTTTAggacaaaatttcaaattactacAATTTTGATAGATATAATCTCATGTCATGGTTCAAAAGTTCAAACTATATTagataaaaacaatttgaaatttgagcttcaaatattaattaattctaatttcttttgTGGCACAATTTAATTATcactattattttgttttttatatcattttttctcTAGTTATTATGATTGgctaaaaaaaaacatttacttGTTTAAGATTGATATAaggaaaatgattaaaaatttattgttaatatagattaaaataaatttaaaattatttattataattaaaaatatatctattctaattttatattaaattattatttattaattaatatgttaataataattaaggttataaaatgatttaaatttaaatatttaaaaatcaatattataaataaactataatccaatttaatttatagatctaaattaaataattaaaaataaaccactaaattaataaaagttgtgATGACAATTCATATAAGAGACATTAATTGAGAGGGTTGACTAATGTGATATCAAGTTTGGCTGAAATCACGGTGAGCAGTGTTTGTGTCGATTCGTGTGTAAATTCATACTCGTGTCATTTCGGTACTCGTGATTGTATCATCCTAAACTTGTTTTGATCGTATAGATTCATGTTTGTGAAGTTTGGGTTAGGTCGTGACTAGTCGCGTTCGCGTCGATTCGTGTGCAAACTCATACTCGTGTCGTGTCTGTATTTGTG is drawn from Impatiens glandulifera chromosome 3, dImpGla2.1, whole genome shotgun sequence and contains these coding sequences:
- the LOC124931716 gene encoding rust resistance kinase Lr10-like isoform X2, which translates into the protein MQGNQIMMRDILRIIRHHDFSSSSLTIVSFMLLWILITFSPLVTVEAITPSQSPAPAPAWFTITDDPELSFPPYIQQQSPFSDRKSNKPSVRIIVILVILLSVLASFAILAFIQFIKNQLAKQAETRFRLDAFLEDIASEKPVKFSSTQLRVCTNNYSTILGSGGFGKVYLGQLPNGVRCAVKVLQRNLDRKTEEQFKAEVITIGRTYHVNLVRLYGFCYERNESALVYEFMKNGSLDKYLFQDNNNVQENGPGLSWERLYEIALGTAKGMAYLHEECHQRIIHYDIKPANILLDHNFSPKVADFGLAKLCNRDQTHVTMTGYRGTPGYSAPEFLLHNFPVSYKCDVYSFGMLLFEILGRRKNLKMSDTSSMDWFPICVWEKYEKGELEELTSSCGIEVAEREQAQRLATVALWCVQDSPFERPRMSVVVKMLEGGVEISPPPKPFSFMFSARSNATNSSMNTGSESMTSGEQDSYWYRDSKSIKSECDIQIDKN
- the LOC124931716 gene encoding rust resistance kinase Lr10-like isoform X1, which translates into the protein MQGNQIMMRDILRIIRHHDFSSSSLTIVSFMVIFQSFFPNIFFTIFNNVSCQQLLWILITFSPLVTVEAITPSQSPAPAPAWFTITDDPELSFPPYIQQQSPFSDRKSNKPSVRIIVILVILLSVLASFAILAFIQFIKNQLAKQAETRFRLDAFLEDIASEKPVKFSSTQLRVCTNNYSTILGSGGFGKVYLGQLPNGVRCAVKVLQRNLDRKTEEQFKAEVITIGRTYHVNLVRLYGFCYERNESALVYEFMKNGSLDKYLFQDNNNVQENGPGLSWERLYEIALGTAKGMAYLHEECHQRIIHYDIKPANILLDHNFSPKVADFGLAKLCNRDQTHVTMTGYRGTPGYSAPEFLLHNFPVSYKCDVYSFGMLLFEILGRRKNLKMSDTSSMDWFPICVWEKYEKGELEELTSSCGIEVAEREQAQRLATVALWCVQDSPFERPRMSVVVKMLEGGVEISPPPKPFSFMFSARSNATNSSMNTGSESMTSGEQDSYWYRDSKSIKSECDIQIDKN